Proteins encoded together in one Variovorax paradoxus EPS window:
- a CDS encoding ABC transporter ATP-binding protein: MESTTPSTTPPLVSLRHVSKRFANGTLALQGMTLDIGEHDFISFLGPSGCGKSTALRLIAGLTRLSSGEMQWSGANTGKTQSDRDLGFVFQEPTLMPWAKVFDNVWLPLKLAGQSRDAAAPVVQQVLEMVGLSRFADVYPRELSGGMKMRVSIARALVTHPRLLLMDEPFAALDEMTRIKLNNDLLAIWREHRFSVVFVTHSVYESVYLSNRIVVMAARPGRVIDEIRIEEPYPRGEEFRTSSRYNAHCTAVSQSLHGALHGVDIDH, translated from the coding sequence ATGGAAAGCACCACGCCATCCACCACCCCGCCGCTGGTCAGCCTGCGCCACGTCAGCAAGCGTTTTGCCAACGGCACGCTCGCGCTGCAGGGCATGACGCTGGACATCGGCGAGCACGACTTCATCAGCTTTCTCGGCCCCTCGGGCTGCGGCAAGAGCACGGCGTTGCGCCTGATTGCCGGCCTCACGCGGCTCAGCTCAGGCGAGATGCAATGGTCCGGCGCCAATACCGGAAAGACGCAGAGCGACCGCGACCTGGGCTTCGTGTTCCAGGAGCCCACGCTCATGCCCTGGGCCAAGGTGTTCGACAACGTGTGGCTGCCGCTCAAGCTGGCCGGCCAGAGCCGCGATGCGGCGGCGCCGGTTGTGCAGCAGGTTCTGGAGATGGTCGGCCTCTCGCGCTTTGCCGACGTGTACCCGCGCGAGCTCTCGGGCGGCATGAAGATGCGCGTGTCGATCGCGCGTGCGCTGGTCACGCACCCGCGCCTGCTGCTGATGGACGAGCCCTTCGCCGCGCTCGATGAAATGACGCGCATCAAGCTCAACAACGACCTGCTCGCCATCTGGCGCGAGCACCGTTTCTCGGTGGTGTTCGTCACGCACAGCGTGTACGAGTCGGTGTATCTCTCGAACCGCATCGTGGTGATGGCCGCGCGCCCGGGCCGCGTCATTGACGAGATTCGCATCGAGGAGCCCTATCCGCGCGGCGAGGAATTCCGCACTTCGAGCCGCTACAACGCGCACTGCACGGCAGTGTCGCAATCCCTGCACGGAGCCCTGCATGGCGTCGACATCGATCACTGA
- a CDS encoding amino acid ABC transporter permease gives MEQPILLFGWFRWDILVEYKDLFWQGAWMTLRMTVVCVLLGSSWGLCLALARLAQPRHAPWTWIARFFLRWPATVYVSFFRGTPLFVQILLIHFAVMPVFIHPTSGILIDGELARTLKQEHGALISGVVALTLNSAAYISEVFRAGIQSISRGQFDAGRSIGFSPAQVMRYVVLPQAFRRMLPPLGNNAIALLKDTSLVSAIGLAELAYAARTVAGAYARYWEPYLAISVIYWVMTLVLTTMLRRLEHRLARSDRG, from the coding sequence ATGGAACAACCGATCCTCCTGTTTGGATGGTTCCGCTGGGACATCCTGGTCGAATACAAGGACCTGTTCTGGCAAGGCGCATGGATGACGCTGCGCATGACGGTGGTGTGCGTGCTGCTGGGTTCGAGTTGGGGTCTCTGCCTTGCGCTCGCTCGCCTCGCGCAGCCTCGCCATGCGCCGTGGACCTGGATCGCGCGCTTCTTTTTGCGCTGGCCGGCCACGGTGTATGTGAGCTTCTTCCGGGGCACGCCGCTGTTCGTGCAGATCCTCTTGATCCACTTCGCGGTGATGCCGGTGTTCATCCATCCGACGAGCGGCATCCTGATCGACGGCGAACTCGCGCGCACCTTGAAGCAGGAGCACGGCGCGCTCATCTCGGGCGTGGTGGCGCTCACGCTCAACTCGGCGGCGTACATCTCGGAGGTGTTCCGCGCGGGCATCCAGTCGATCTCGCGCGGGCAGTTCGATGCGGGGCGCTCGATCGGTTTCTCGCCCGCGCAGGTGATGCGCTACGTGGTGCTGCCGCAGGCGTTTCGCCGCATGCTGCCGCCGCTGGGCAACAACGCGATCGCGCTCTTGAAAGATACATCGCTGGTCTCCGCCATCGGCCTGGCCGAGCTGGCGTATGCGGCGCGCACCGTGGCTGGCGCCTATGCGCGCTACTGGGAGCCGTACCTCGCGATCTCGGTCATCTACTGGGTGATGACGCTGGTGCTGACCACGATGCTCAGAAGGCTCGAACACCGCCTCGCGCGCAGCGACCGCGGTTGA
- a CDS encoding MFS transporter has product MPPITTEETPLPPTRPQPSKFAALEPLKLPVFRMLWSTWLIANICMWMNDVAAAWMMTSLTTSPIWVALVQSASTLPVFLLGLPSGALADILDRRRWLVATQFWLAGTAIVLCAALALDLMTAPLLLALTFANGIGLALRWPVFSAIVPELVPRPQLPAALGLNGIAMNASRIIGPLTAGMLIASAGTIWVFALNAVLSVASGFVVLRWRREHTPNPLGREKLISAMRVGVQFVRQSQRMRAVLTRISIFFFHSTALLALLPLLARNLKGGDAGTFTLLLAAMGSGAIVAVLFLPRLRQALGRDQLVLRGTLLQSGATAVMAFAPNAWVAVPAMFFGGMAWITVANSLSVSAQLALPDWVRARGMSMYQMAIMGASAIGAAIWGQVATMTALNLSLAVASVSGTLLMLIALRFVTDVTGEDDTSPAEAGWAAGPPAEAPQEEGRVVITVEYLIEPARAAAFHIVMQQTRRARLSQGAIGWELLHDIAQPSRYVEQIVDESWTDHLRRFNRATASDMVLRERRLAFHIGETSPVVTRYIVRR; this is encoded by the coding sequence ATGCCACCGATAACGACCGAAGAGACACCCCTGCCGCCCACGCGGCCGCAACCCTCGAAGTTCGCGGCCCTCGAGCCGCTGAAGCTCCCCGTGTTCCGCATGCTATGGAGCACCTGGCTCATCGCCAACATCTGCATGTGGATGAACGATGTGGCGGCGGCGTGGATGATGACCTCGCTGACCACCTCGCCGATCTGGGTCGCGCTGGTGCAGTCGGCCTCCACGCTGCCCGTCTTCCTGCTGGGCCTTCCGAGCGGCGCGCTGGCCGACATCCTCGATCGCCGGCGCTGGCTCGTGGCCACGCAGTTCTGGCTGGCCGGCACGGCCATCGTGCTGTGCGCGGCACTGGCGCTCGATTTGATGACCGCGCCGCTGCTGCTCGCGCTCACCTTCGCCAACGGCATCGGCCTGGCGCTGCGCTGGCCGGTGTTCTCGGCCATCGTGCCGGAGCTCGTCCCGCGCCCGCAGCTGCCGGCGGCGCTCGGCCTGAACGGCATCGCGATGAACGCCTCGCGCATCATCGGCCCGCTCACGGCCGGCATGCTGATCGCGAGCGCGGGGACCATCTGGGTGTTCGCGCTCAACGCGGTGCTGTCGGTGGCGTCGGGCTTCGTGGTGCTGCGCTGGCGACGCGAGCACACGCCCAATCCGCTGGGGCGCGAGAAGCTCATCAGCGCGATGCGCGTGGGCGTGCAGTTCGTGCGGCAGTCGCAGCGCATGCGCGCGGTGTTGACGCGCATCTCGATCTTCTTCTTCCACTCGACGGCGCTGCTCGCGCTGCTGCCGCTGCTCGCTCGCAACTTGAAAGGCGGCGATGCGGGCACCTTCACGCTGCTGCTGGCCGCGATGGGCTCGGGCGCGATCGTCGCGGTGCTGTTCCTGCCGCGGCTGCGCCAGGCGCTCGGGCGCGACCAGCTGGTGCTGCGCGGCACGCTGCTGCAGTCGGGCGCCACGGCGGTGATGGCCTTCGCGCCCAACGCCTGGGTCGCGGTGCCGGCGATGTTCTTCGGCGGCATGGCGTGGATCACGGTGGCCAATTCGCTCTCGGTGTCGGCGCAGCTCGCGCTGCCCGACTGGGTGCGGGCGCGCGGCATGTCGATGTACCAGATGGCGATCATGGGCGCGAGCGCGATCGGTGCGGCCATCTGGGGCCAGGTGGCGACCATGACGGCGCTGAACCTGAGCCTGGCGGTGGCCTCGGTGAGCGGCACGCTGCTGATGCTCATCGCCCTGCGCTTCGTGACCGACGTCACCGGTGAAGACGACACCAGCCCCGCCGAAGCCGGCTGGGCCGCGGGCCCGCCGGCCGAGGCGCCGCAGGAAGAAGGGCGCGTGGTGATCACGGTCGAGTACCTCATCGAGCCGGCGCGCGCCGCCGCCTTCCACATCGTCATGCAGCAGACGCGCCGCGCGCGCCTGAGCCAGGGCGCGATCGGCTGGGAGCTGCTGCACGACATCGCGCAGCCCAGCCGCTACGTGGAACAGATCGTCGACGAGTCGTGGACCGACCACCTGCGCCGCTTCAACCGTGCGACAGCCAGCGACATGGTGCTGCGGGAGCGGCGGCTGGCCTTTCACATCGGCGAAACCTCGCCGGTCGTCACGCGCTACATCGTGCGGCGATGA
- a CDS encoding basic amino acid ABC transporter substrate-binding protein: MNPIRRALALGIAGLAAASLTFGAQAQTPNRELTVASSATYAPFAFENKDKQIVGFDIDIINAIAKQQGLKIKVVNTPFTGIFGALNNGDVDLVISGVTINDKRKQSYDFTPPYFAARQLIALPKNSTVASLKDLAGKKIAVVSASTADDIASREFGKTSPNIRRFESTPLIISELAGGGVDAAMGDNGVIAYRVAQHADLKTLDDKSFPEEGFGIVVKKGDKALLDKLSAGLAAIRADGSYATIYKKWFNKDPNVR, translated from the coding sequence ATGAACCCCATCCGCCGCGCACTGGCCCTCGGAATTGCTGGTCTCGCAGCCGCCTCACTCACCTTCGGCGCCCAGGCCCAGACCCCGAACCGCGAACTGACCGTCGCCTCCAGCGCCACCTACGCACCCTTCGCGTTCGAGAACAAGGACAAGCAGATCGTCGGCTTCGACATCGACATCATCAACGCCATCGCCAAGCAGCAGGGCCTGAAGATCAAGGTCGTCAACACGCCGTTCACCGGCATCTTCGGCGCGCTGAACAACGGCGACGTCGACCTGGTGATCTCGGGCGTGACCATCAACGACAAGCGCAAGCAGAGCTACGACTTCACGCCGCCCTACTTCGCCGCGCGCCAACTGATCGCGTTGCCCAAGAACAGCACGGTCGCCTCGCTGAAGGACCTCGCGGGCAAGAAGATCGCCGTGGTGAGCGCCTCCACCGCCGACGACATCGCCTCGCGCGAATTCGGCAAGACCAGCCCCAACATCCGCCGCTTCGAGAGCACGCCGCTCATCATTTCGGAGCTGGCCGGCGGTGGCGTCGATGCGGCCATGGGCGACAACGGCGTCATCGCCTACCGCGTGGCGCAGCATGCGGACCTCAAGACACTGGACGACAAGTCCTTCCCCGAAGAGGGCTTCGGCATCGTGGTGAAGAAGGGCGACAAGGCGCTGCTCGACAAGCTCAGCGCGGGCCTGGCGGCCATTCGTGCGGACGGCAGCTACGCGACGATCTACAAGAAGTGGTTCAACAAGGACCCGAACGTGCGCTGA
- a CDS encoding creatininase family protein, translating to MNPPTLRSRFWSDLTSEEFSRLDRERLIAVLPVGATEQHGPHLPMSTDTATIDGMVRATLPHLPDDLPVLFLPTVPYGKSNEHSRYPGTLTVSANTLISLWKDIGACVAKAGVRKLVLYNSHGGQMSVMDIVARDLREEHDMMVVAANWYTLGLPEGLFTAHEGKHGIHAGDLESSVMLHLTPDYVRKDQFQNFSSMTEQLAAENKFLSITPSGKLGWQMHDINPSGAAGDATRATAEKGAAVLDHVGRRFVELLHEVDRFPLSRLANEPAWR from the coding sequence ATGAATCCGCCCACACTGCGCAGCCGCTTCTGGTCCGACCTGACCAGCGAAGAGTTCTCCCGCCTCGACCGCGAACGGCTCATCGCCGTGCTGCCGGTGGGCGCCACCGAGCAGCACGGTCCGCACCTGCCGATGTCGACCGACACCGCCACCATCGACGGCATGGTGCGCGCCACGCTCCCGCACCTGCCCGACGACCTGCCGGTGCTGTTTCTTCCCACCGTGCCCTACGGCAAGAGCAACGAGCATTCGCGCTACCCGGGCACGCTCACCGTGTCGGCCAACACGCTGATCTCGCTCTGGAAGGACATCGGCGCGTGCGTCGCCAAGGCCGGCGTGCGCAAGCTGGTGCTCTACAACAGCCACGGCGGCCAGATGAGCGTGATGGACATCGTGGCGCGCGACCTGCGCGAAGAGCACGACATGATGGTCGTCGCCGCCAACTGGTACACGCTGGGCCTGCCCGAGGGCCTGTTCACCGCGCACGAAGGCAAGCATGGCATCCACGCCGGCGACCTCGAAAGCTCGGTGATGCTGCACCTCACGCCCGACTACGTGCGAAAGGACCAGTTCCAGAACTTCAGCTCGATGACCGAGCAGCTGGCCGCAGAAAACAAGTTCCTCTCGATCACGCCCAGCGGCAAGCTCGGCTGGCAGATGCACGACATCAACCCTTCGGGCGCGGCCGGCGATGCCACGCGCGCAACGGCCGAGAAGGGCGCCGCGGTGCTCGACCACGTGGGCCGCCGCTTCGTCGAACTGCTGCACGAGGTGGACCGCTTCCCGCTCTCTCGCCTCGCCAACGAACCTGCCTGGCGCTAG
- a CDS encoding Lrp/AsnC family transcriptional regulator, whose translation MESIDKFDLSILQELQADGRLTNAELAQRVGLSAAPCWRRVRALEEAGFIKGYRAEIDRHKIGLGVLAFVRVDTERVTNEATRKLEDAIRKMPEVVACHYISGTGTFELQVVAQDLNGFSAFARQHLMNLPNVKDLHTSFSLGEVKASSALPLGHLAK comes from the coding sequence ATGGAAAGCATTGACAAGTTCGACCTCTCAATCCTGCAAGAACTGCAGGCCGATGGCCGCCTCACGAATGCCGAGCTTGCGCAGCGCGTCGGGCTCTCGGCGGCGCCCTGCTGGCGGCGGGTGCGGGCGCTGGAGGAAGCCGGCTTCATCAAGGGCTACCGCGCCGAGATCGACCGCCACAAGATAGGGCTGGGCGTGCTCGCCTTCGTGCGCGTGGACACCGAGCGCGTCACCAACGAAGCCACCCGCAAGCTGGAAGACGCGATCCGCAAGATGCCCGAAGTGGTGGCCTGCCACTACATCAGCGGCACCGGCACCTTCGAGCTGCAGGTGGTGGCGCAGGACCTGAACGGTTTTTCGGCCTTTGCGCGGCAGCACCTGATGAACCTGCCGAACGTGAAGGACCTGCACACGAGCTTCTCGCTGGGGGAGGTGAAGGCGAGCAGCGCGTTGCCGCTGGGGCATCTGGCGAAGTAG
- a CDS encoding ABC transporter permease: MASTSITEPVALADVDTAPSEASLRAHEDKLRRRESLLRITVPAAIVVLLLLIWEWTVRANNIPHYILPAPSLILKTLFDNWDTLSSALWFTVKLTLLALLAAIVGGVLLAIAFALFKWVEIGLFPIAVILQVTPIIAIAPLILIYVSSTTAALLLCAWIVAFFPILSNTVIGLKSADSNLRDLFQLYKASPWQTFRYLLAPSALPYFMAGLKIAGGLSLIGAVVAEFTAGTAGKETGLASRILESSFRTEIPMMFAALLLVSLLGIVIFIVFAALSRMVLGHWHESEMRRER, translated from the coding sequence ATGGCGTCGACATCGATCACTGAACCCGTGGCCCTCGCGGACGTGGACACGGCGCCCTCCGAGGCCTCCCTGCGCGCGCATGAAGACAAGTTGCGCCGCCGCGAATCGCTGCTGCGCATCACCGTGCCCGCGGCCATCGTCGTGCTGCTGCTGCTCATCTGGGAATGGACGGTGCGCGCCAACAACATCCCGCACTACATCCTGCCCGCGCCCTCGCTCATTTTGAAGACGCTGTTCGATAACTGGGACACGCTCTCCAGCGCGCTGTGGTTCACGGTGAAGCTCACGCTCCTCGCACTGCTGGCGGCCATCGTGGGTGGCGTGCTGCTGGCGATTGCGTTCGCGCTCTTCAAGTGGGTGGAGATCGGCCTCTTCCCGATCGCGGTGATCCTGCAGGTGACACCGATCATCGCGATTGCGCCGCTGATCCTGATCTACGTCTCGAGCACCACCGCGGCGCTGCTGCTGTGCGCGTGGATCGTGGCGTTCTTCCCGATCCTGTCGAACACCGTCATCGGCCTCAAGAGCGCCGACAGCAATTTGCGCGACCTGTTCCAGCTCTACAAGGCCTCGCCCTGGCAGACCTTCCGCTACCTGCTTGCGCCGAGCGCGCTGCCGTACTTCATGGCGGGCCTGAAGATCGCGGGCGGGCTGAGCCTGATCGGCGCCGTGGTGGCGGAGTTCACTGCGGGCACGGCGGGCAAGGAGACGGGTCTCGCCTCGCGCATTCTCGAATCGAGCTTCCGCACCGAGATCCCGATGATGTTCGCGGCGCTGCTCCTGGTGTCGTTGCTGGGCATCGTGATCTTCATCGTGTTCGCCGCCCTCTCGCGCATGGTGCTTGGCCACTGGCATGAAAGCGAAATGCGCCGTGAACGCTAG
- a CDS encoding M23 family metallopeptidase, which yields MILSPPFLPARTSQSEAAWLDAAMAQPTSRLSNTNAAEGSFPLSLRLGWHNGIHIQAPQAAGAYLPVRAVADGTVVFVHPPTAPNNDVNHALNYNPFNAGTPSPAWTSDGFVVIAHKGEIGAAGAVATEFVYFSACMHLGSLANHARTRQPLKAGDVVFRKEALGTPGQIYGHDGQVHFEVCCDEANLEKLTTRKRDWADPLAPQPPTANGRTDAVFGSLYIYLPAGTPTRASQPTSHLRSAVHAGGAASAATDFFLPDTLRAAQWVQITYEHGSAILASCDRLGAPIGQPRNDSRYDYITVATMRPGASQSFEYDLSAVANDRHGSLDAATQALSSPSGWYELLRFGRNLGPDALPANAAHWRKVVTPDGGLWVDLNAPGTFKFSDADFLAITGWNCFDDDPTPTDQRCDSLRMKTLIRDPDRTNEGRMERAQLARRLGEPEVRNKLRRTICKFPSEWDQKDVEKRYGWLETEDFKSTDDDATGAQKWERFVKHAKAVTFLELPEAFLKADWRFHPREFVGHMRKCGWLSCSEIEQIYKSHDLRNNNPARFDAIRKYQISLNLMTRKYLLNTSKRLPHILGQGAEESSFLTAMQEDSMTGSAVNGEVHGKVGGKDPQSLRNELDFGHWWGFSPNERVDWYGSKKFNSKGLLIASSYNWRMGNLGDPDAQKFRGRGFKQLTGRLNYVQYWVYRGWLTRSSFDNHWWTDPQYVARNVRGMTKTPGVVDNPEVVGTSIYNCMDAGGWYMTFQRPDVLRAMDGDMDYLAASISELAQETTASKAVTLAINGGEIAWDRRLKNTRAAKEIILDQ from the coding sequence ATGATCCTCAGCCCACCCTTTCTGCCTGCCCGCACGTCGCAATCCGAAGCCGCCTGGCTCGACGCCGCCATGGCGCAGCCCACCTCCCGGCTCTCCAACACCAATGCCGCCGAAGGCTCCTTTCCCCTCAGCCTCCGGCTGGGCTGGCACAACGGCATCCACATCCAGGCACCGCAGGCCGCGGGCGCGTACCTGCCGGTGCGCGCCGTTGCCGACGGGACCGTCGTCTTCGTGCATCCGCCGACCGCGCCCAACAACGACGTCAACCACGCGCTCAACTACAACCCGTTCAACGCGGGCACGCCCAGCCCCGCGTGGACCAGCGATGGCTTCGTCGTCATCGCGCACAAGGGCGAGATCGGGGCGGCGGGTGCGGTGGCGACCGAGTTCGTCTACTTCAGCGCGTGCATGCACCTGGGGAGCCTCGCCAACCACGCCAGGACGCGCCAGCCGCTGAAGGCCGGCGACGTCGTCTTTCGCAAGGAAGCGCTGGGCACGCCGGGACAGATCTACGGCCACGACGGGCAGGTCCATTTCGAGGTCTGCTGCGACGAGGCGAACCTCGAGAAGCTCACCACCCGCAAGCGGGACTGGGCCGATCCGCTGGCGCCCCAGCCGCCGACGGCCAACGGCCGCACCGACGCCGTCTTCGGGAGCCTCTACATCTACCTGCCCGCGGGCACGCCAACGCGCGCGAGCCAGCCGACCAGCCACTTGCGTTCGGCCGTCCACGCAGGCGGCGCAGCGAGCGCAGCCACCGACTTCTTCCTGCCCGACACCTTGCGCGCCGCGCAGTGGGTGCAGATCACTTATGAGCACGGCAGCGCGATCCTCGCCAGCTGCGACAGGCTGGGCGCGCCGATCGGCCAACCCCGCAACGACAGCCGCTACGACTACATCACCGTTGCCACCATGCGCCCCGGCGCCTCGCAGAGCTTCGAGTACGACCTGTCCGCCGTCGCCAACGACCGCCACGGCTCGCTCGATGCCGCCACCCAAGCCTTGAGCAGCCCGAGCGGCTGGTACGAACTGCTGCGCTTCGGCCGCAACCTGGGCCCCGACGCATTGCCCGCCAACGCCGCCCACTGGCGCAAGGTCGTCACGCCGGACGGCGGGCTCTGGGTCGATCTCAATGCGCCCGGCACCTTCAAGTTCAGCGACGCCGATTTCCTGGCGATCACGGGCTGGAACTGCTTCGACGACGACCCGACCCCGACCGACCAGCGTTGCGATTCACTGCGCATGAAGACGCTGATCCGCGATCCGGACCGGACCAATGAGGGGCGCATGGAACGGGCGCAGTTGGCCCGGCGATTGGGAGAACCCGAGGTGCGCAACAAGCTGCGCCGGACGATCTGCAAGTTTCCGAGCGAGTGGGACCAGAAGGATGTCGAGAAACGGTACGGCTGGCTGGAGACGGAGGACTTCAAGTCAACGGACGATGACGCGACGGGAGCGCAGAAATGGGAGCGGTTTGTGAAGCACGCGAAGGCGGTCACGTTTCTTGAATTACCGGAGGCGTTTCTGAAGGCGGATTGGCGGTTTCATCCGAGGGAATTCGTGGGGCATATGAGGAAATGCGGGTGGTTGAGTTGCAGTGAAATAGAGCAAATTTACAAAAGCCACGATCTCCGCAACAACAATCCCGCCAGATTCGATGCCATCAGGAAATATCAAATTTCACTGAATTTAATGACGCGCAAATATCTGCTGAATACATCAAAAAGATTGCCTCATATTTTGGGCCAAGGCGCGGAAGAATCCAGTTTTTTAACAGCAATGCAAGAAGACTCCATGACCGGCAGTGCGGTGAATGGAGAGGTTCACGGAAAGGTTGGTGGAAAAGACCCGCAATCCCTGCGCAACGAACTCGATTTCGGCCATTGGTGGGGCTTCAGCCCGAATGAAAGAGTGGATTGGTACGGATCAAAGAAATTCAATAGCAAGGGACTTCTGATTGCCAGCTCGTACAACTGGAGAATGGGCAACCTCGGAGATCCGGACGCTCAAAAATTTCGAGGCAGAGGATTCAAGCAATTAACGGGCAGGCTCAACTACGTTCAATATTGGGTATACCGCGGGTGGTTGACCAGAAGCAGTTTTGACAATCATTGGTGGACCGATCCGCAATATGTGGCAAGAAACGTCCGAGGAATGACCAAAACCCCAGGCGTTGTTGATAACCCCGAAGTCGTTGGAACATCAATTTACAACTGCATGGATGCCGGAGGCTGGTATATGACATTTCAGCGTCCTGACGTGCTCCGTGCAATGGACGGCGACATGGATTATTTGGCTGCCAGCATCAGCGAATTGGCGCAAGAAACGACGGCATCCAAAGCGGTCACGCTTGCCATCAATGGCGGAGAAATCGCTTGGGACAGGCGACTGAAAAACACAAGGGCCGCCAAGGAAATAATTCTCGACCAATGA
- a CDS encoding M28 family metallopeptidase encodes MTRRLGPAFLLCGIGLAWSATSALAAGDPAPRFDPQRLSQIVKTISGDDFEGRAPATPAEAKTVDYLVAQFKAAGLVPGGDLEGGKRGWTQSVPLVKTDFRGTPQFSLQVGTQRDALVQGEQIAVRAAMDGSTSVSIQQAPLVFVGYGVSAPERRWDDYKGVDLKGKIAVVLVNDPDFETGANGTGDFGGKAMTYYGRWTYKFEEAARRGALGVLIVHETAPAAYGWATVKNSNTATMLDIERDQPAAVHPKLEAWIQRDVAVELLRRAGLDFEAQKKLAQTREFQSQVLKDASLTAEYAIDRQVIVSKNVVGRVEGRQRPGETVIYSAHWDHLGVGAPDAKGDRIYNGAVDNGTGLAALIEMGRAFASAPKKPERSVVFLAVTAEERGLLGSEFYGAKPLYPLAKTVAVINMDALSPEGPARNFSTSGSAVSQLQDLLVEQAKGFGLAYAPDPHPEAGYFFRSDHFSFAKRGVPALSFASGNDWVEGGLAAGEASAKAYTAERYHQPADEWKVDWSFTGMAHDLPLLYRVGETLANSKRWPEWGQGSEFRATRDASRAERR; translated from the coding sequence ATGACCCGGCGACTCGGACCTGCCTTTCTTCTTTGCGGCATCGGCCTGGCATGGAGCGCCACGAGCGCGCTGGCGGCCGGCGACCCGGCGCCGCGTTTCGATCCGCAGCGCCTGTCGCAGATCGTGAAGACCATCTCCGGCGACGACTTCGAGGGCCGCGCGCCCGCCACGCCGGCGGAGGCCAAGACGGTCGACTACCTCGTGGCCCAGTTCAAGGCCGCGGGCCTCGTGCCCGGCGGCGACCTCGAAGGCGGCAAGCGCGGCTGGACGCAGTCGGTGCCGCTGGTGAAGACCGATTTCCGCGGCACGCCGCAGTTCTCGCTGCAGGTAGGCACGCAGCGCGATGCGCTGGTGCAGGGCGAGCAGATCGCGGTGCGCGCCGCGATGGACGGCTCGACCTCGGTCTCGATCCAGCAGGCGCCGCTGGTCTTCGTGGGCTATGGCGTGAGCGCGCCCGAGCGGCGCTGGGACGACTACAAGGGCGTCGACCTCAAGGGCAAGATCGCCGTGGTGCTGGTCAACGACCCCGATTTCGAAACCGGTGCAAACGGCACGGGCGACTTCGGCGGCAAGGCCATGACCTACTACGGCCGCTGGACCTACAAGTTCGAGGAGGCCGCGCGCCGCGGCGCCCTGGGCGTGCTGATCGTGCACGAGACCGCGCCCGCCGCGTACGGCTGGGCCACGGTGAAGAACTCCAACACCGCGACCATGCTCGACATCGAGCGCGACCAGCCCGCCGCGGTGCATCCGAAGCTGGAGGCGTGGATCCAGCGCGACGTAGCCGTGGAGCTGCTGCGCCGCGCGGGACTGGACTTCGAGGCGCAGAAGAAGCTCGCGCAGACGCGCGAGTTCCAGTCGCAGGTGCTGAAGGATGCGAGCCTCACGGCCGAGTACGCGATCGACCGGCAGGTGATCGTTTCGAAGAACGTGGTCGGCCGCGTCGAAGGCCGCCAGCGCCCCGGCGAAACCGTGATCTACAGCGCCCATTGGGACCACCTGGGCGTCGGCGCGCCCGATGCCAAGGGCGACAGGATCTACAACGGCGCGGTCGACAACGGCACCGGCCTCGCCGCGCTCATCGAGATGGGCCGCGCCTTCGCCAGCGCGCCGAAGAAGCCCGAGCGCTCCGTCGTCTTCCTGGCCGTGACGGCCGAGGAGCGCGGCCTGCTGGGCTCCGAGTTCTACGGCGCCAAGCCGCTGTACCCGCTGGCTAAAACCGTCGCCGTCATCAACATGGACGCGCTCAGCCCTGAAGGCCCGGCGCGCAACTTCAGCACCTCGGGCAGTGCGGTTTCGCAGCTGCAGGACCTGCTGGTCGAGCAGGCCAAGGGCTTCGGCTTGGCCTATGCGCCGGACCCGCACCCCGAGGCCGGCTACTTCTTCCGCTCCGACCATTTCTCCTTTGCCAAGCGCGGCGTGCCGGCGCTCTCGTTCGCCTCGGGCAACGACTGGGTGGAAGGCGGCCTCGCGGCCGGCGAAGCGTCCGCCAAGGCCTACACCGCCGAGCGCTACCACCAGCCGGCCGACGAATGGAAGGTCGACTGGTCCTTCACCGGCATGGCGCACGACCTGCCGCTGCTTTATCGCGTGGGAGAGACGCTGGCCAACAGCAAGCGCTGGCCGGAATGGGGACAGGGATCGGAATTCCGCGCGACGCGCGATGCGAGCCGCGCCGAGCGGCGCTGA